From a single Streptomyces sp. NBC_01264 genomic region:
- a CDS encoding TetR/AcrR family transcriptional regulator yields MPATSASAPAATPTTDDEARTRLLDAAEALFYAEGIQAVGMDRIRAESGIPLKRLYRLYPAKESLVTAYLERRDRRWMGSLGAAVAAGQDDPVGAVFEWLAGWFSEPDFRGCAFLNAYGELGAGPAGVLDVVRRHKAELRALLAGIAGPGREGLAEHLLLLVEGATVVAALEPGPAAAVRAREAAYVLVRDSGGHGGGIHAAAE; encoded by the coding sequence ATGCCCGCCACCTCCGCCTCCGCCCCCGCAGCCACCCCGACGACCGACGACGAGGCCCGCACGCGTCTGCTGGACGCCGCGGAGGCGCTGTTCTACGCCGAGGGCATCCAGGCTGTCGGCATGGACCGCATCCGTGCGGAGTCGGGCATCCCGCTCAAGCGGCTCTACCGCCTCTACCCGGCCAAGGAATCCCTGGTCACCGCCTATCTGGAGCGCCGGGACCGCCGCTGGATGGGGAGCCTGGGCGCAGCGGTGGCCGCGGGGCAGGACGATCCCGTCGGGGCCGTCTTCGAGTGGCTCGCGGGGTGGTTCTCGGAGCCGGACTTCCGCGGCTGCGCGTTCCTGAACGCGTACGGGGAGCTGGGCGCGGGCCCCGCCGGAGTGCTGGACGTCGTACGCCGTCACAAGGCGGAGCTACGGGCGCTGCTGGCCGGCATCGCCGGTCCCGGCCGGGAGGGCCTGGCGGAGCACCTGCTGCTGCTGGTCGAGGGGGCCACGGTGGTCGCGGCCCTGGAACCGGGGCCGGCGGCGGCGGTGCGGGCGCGCGAGGCGGCGTACGTCCTGGTCCGGGACAGCGGGGGCCACGGCGGAGGGATTCACGCGGCTGCCGAGTGA
- a CDS encoding nuclear transport factor 2 family protein, whose amino-acid sequence MTATPSSVRPPLPPFTAESARAKVQAAEDAWNSRDPERVALAYTEDSAWRNRDRFLTGRAEIRAFLADKWERELEYRLRKELWAYTDNRISVRFEYEWHDASGQWWRSHGNEQWEFDAAGLMRRREASINDVPIEESDRRL is encoded by the coding sequence GTGACTGCCACTCCCTCCTCCGTACGACCGCCCCTGCCGCCCTTCACGGCGGAGTCCGCGCGAGCCAAGGTGCAGGCCGCCGAGGACGCCTGGAACAGCCGTGACCCCGAGCGCGTCGCCCTCGCCTACACCGAGGACTCCGCCTGGCGGAACCGCGACCGCTTCCTGACCGGGCGCGCCGAGATCCGCGCCTTCCTCGCCGACAAGTGGGAGCGCGAGCTGGAGTACCGGCTGCGCAAGGAGCTGTGGGCGTACACCGACAACCGCATCTCGGTGCGCTTCGAGTACGAGTGGCACGACGCGAGCGGCCAGTGGTGGCGCAGCCACGGCAACGAGCAGTGGGAGTTCGACGCCGCGGGCCTGATGCGCCGCCGGGAAGCGAGCATCAACGACGTCCCGATCGAGGAGTCGGACCGCCGCCTCTGA
- a CDS encoding DUF1992 domain-containing protein produces the protein MTERKPPGVSFESFVDRQIRQAGERGEFEELPGFGKPLASLDAPYDELWWIKGKLHREGFAVLPAALALRKEAEDAREALESARTERQVRDLLTQINDKIRTALRRPPPGPPLNVQEFDVEAEVTRWRESREAGNASQRSKSDR, from the coding sequence GTGACCGAGCGCAAACCGCCTGGTGTCAGCTTCGAATCCTTCGTGGACCGTCAGATCAGACAGGCCGGTGAGCGCGGGGAGTTCGAGGAACTGCCCGGCTTCGGCAAGCCGCTGGCCTCGCTCGACGCCCCGTACGACGAGCTGTGGTGGATCAAGGGAAAACTGCACCGCGAGGGCTTCGCGGTCCTCCCGGCGGCGCTCGCGCTGCGCAAGGAGGCGGAGGACGCCCGGGAGGCGCTCGAGTCCGCCCGCACCGAACGCCAGGTCCGCGACCTCCTCACGCAGATCAACGACAAGATCCGCACGGCCCTGCGCAGGCCCCCGCCCGGCCCCCCGCTGAACGTCCAGGAGTTCGACGTGGAAGCTGAGGTCACCCGCTGGCGGGAGTCCCGCGAGGCGGGGAACGCTTCGCAGCGTTCGAAGTCCGACCGGTAG
- a CDS encoding quinone oxidoreductase family protein, producing MRAIQVYEVGGPEVLREAEVDQPRPGPGEAVVEVAASGVNFLDVYFREGRYSLPLPFTPGAEGAGTVVEVGPGVADVAVGDRVGWVEIPGTYAERAVVDSSRLVPLPDDIDFETAAAVLLQGMTAHYLVKDAYPVQAGDTVLLHAAAGGMGLLLTQLITHLGGRVIGTTSTTAKAELAKRAGAAEVILSSAVDDLAAEARRLNGGQGLPVVFDGVGAHTFDASLASLRARGHLVLFGAASGAVPPFDPMRLAQGGSLTLIRPSLGDYIADRSELLRRAADVFEWVRSKALEVTVTGRYALSEAAQAHSDLEARRTTGKLLLVPDPAAVGRREETRS from the coding sequence ATGCGAGCGATTCAGGTGTATGAAGTGGGCGGTCCCGAGGTGCTGCGGGAGGCCGAGGTGGACCAGCCGCGGCCGGGTCCGGGCGAGGCGGTCGTGGAGGTCGCCGCGTCCGGGGTCAACTTCCTCGACGTCTACTTCCGCGAAGGCCGGTACAGCCTCCCGCTGCCCTTCACCCCGGGCGCTGAGGGCGCCGGGACGGTCGTCGAAGTCGGACCCGGCGTCGCTGACGTCGCAGTCGGGGACCGGGTCGGTTGGGTGGAGATTCCCGGCACGTATGCCGAGCGGGCCGTCGTGGACTCCTCCCGGCTGGTGCCGCTGCCCGACGACATCGACTTCGAGACGGCCGCCGCCGTGCTCCTGCAGGGCATGACCGCGCACTATCTCGTCAAGGACGCCTACCCGGTTCAGGCGGGCGACACCGTGCTCCTGCATGCGGCTGCCGGCGGCATGGGACTGCTCTTGACCCAGCTCATCACCCATCTCGGCGGCAGGGTGATCGGCACGACGTCGACCACGGCGAAGGCCGAGCTGGCGAAGCGTGCCGGGGCCGCCGAGGTGATCCTTTCCTCCGCGGTCGACGATCTCGCAGCCGAGGCGAGGCGGCTCAACGGCGGTCAGGGACTGCCGGTTGTCTTCGACGGCGTCGGCGCGCACACCTTCGATGCGAGCCTCGCCAGCCTGCGAGCCCGCGGCCATCTCGTGCTCTTCGGCGCGGCCAGTGGTGCCGTGCCGCCGTTCGATCCGATGCGGCTCGCCCAGGGCGGTTCGCTGACCCTGATCCGGCCCAGCCTCGGGGACTACATCGCCGATCGGTCCGAACTGCTCCGACGCGCCGCCGATGTGTTCGAGTGGGTGCGCTCCAAGGCGCTCGAGGTCACCGTGACGGGCCGCTACGCGCTGTCCGAGGCCGCCCAGGCCCACAGCGATCTGGAGGCTCGGCGTACCACCGGCAAGCTGCTCCTCGTGCCCGATCCGGCCGCTGTCGGACGCCGCGAGGAGACGCGGAGCTGA
- a CDS encoding GDSL-type esterase/lipase family protein, with the protein MSATFGDVRCGRAWAAKPAQIRAVTAAADLVTVGAGGNSVGFSEIVETCVKRGLATFGTGSPCADHYARGGGAAGLDARFTALEADFAALLKEIRTRAPRAGVAVVGYPAIVDQAAGCGWGSWHQLGTVAKGDMPWLDGLERRVNTLLREQARRGGAVYVDTYFSSTGHGVCATAEQRWMYGIKDSLTGPGEQSDPPSELCRSIPARGEACTVLHPNLLGATHQADRVTEALAALGASRA; encoded by the coding sequence ATGTCGGCTACTTTTGGTGATGTGCGCTGCGGAAGGGCATGGGCCGCCAAACCGGCGCAGATCAGGGCCGTTACGGCCGCCGCCGATCTCGTCACGGTCGGCGCGGGCGGCAACTCCGTGGGCTTCTCCGAGATCGTGGAGACCTGCGTGAAGCGCGGCCTGGCCACTTTCGGTACGGGGAGCCCGTGCGCCGACCACTACGCGCGGGGCGGGGGCGCCGCCGGGCTCGACGCCCGGTTCACCGCGCTGGAGGCCGACTTCGCGGCCCTGCTGAAGGAGATCCGCACGCGCGCCCCGCGCGCCGGGGTGGCAGTCGTCGGGTATCCGGCCATCGTGGACCAGGCCGCGGGCTGCGGCTGGGGGTCCTGGCACCAGCTCGGAACCGTCGCCAAGGGCGACATGCCCTGGCTCGACGGCCTGGAGCGGCGGGTCAACACCCTCCTGCGGGAGCAGGCCCGGCGCGGCGGCGCGGTGTATGTGGACACGTACTTCTCCAGCACCGGGCACGGGGTGTGCGCGACCGCCGAGCAGCGCTGGATGTACGGGATCAAGGACAGCCTGACCGGGCCCGGCGAGCAGAGCGATCCGCCCTCCGAGCTCTGCCGCTCCATCCCGGCCCGGGGCGAGGCCTGCACCGTCCTCCACCCGAACCTCCTCGGCGCCACCCACCAGGCGGACCGCGTCACCGAGGCCCTGGCCGCACTGGGGGCGAGCAGAGCCTGA
- a CDS encoding TetR/AcrR family transcriptional regulator, with the protein MSSSGPQQRRGDTRQRIQDVALELFAEQGYEKTSLREIAERLGVTKAALYYHFKTKEDIIISLFEDLTRPIDELIQWAEEQPRTLEMKREVLRRYSEAMAGGASLYRFMQENQASLRELTIGETVKKRLFALVELLRTGKEDAPLADQVRCVSALFTLHAGMMFLQHVEGDPEETRLAALEVATDLITQAHGQA; encoded by the coding sequence ATGTCCAGCAGCGGTCCGCAGCAGCGCCGTGGCGATACGCGGCAGCGCATCCAGGACGTCGCGCTGGAACTCTTCGCCGAGCAGGGGTACGAGAAGACGTCGCTGCGGGAGATCGCGGAGCGGCTGGGGGTCACGAAGGCGGCGCTGTACTACCACTTCAAGACCAAGGAAGACATCATCATCAGCCTGTTCGAGGACCTGACGCGGCCCATCGACGAGCTGATCCAGTGGGCCGAGGAGCAGCCGCGCACGCTGGAGATGAAGCGGGAGGTCCTGCGCCGCTACAGCGAGGCGATGGCGGGCGGCGCCTCGCTGTACCGCTTCATGCAGGAGAACCAGGCCTCGCTGCGGGAGCTGACCATCGGCGAGACGGTGAAGAAGAGGCTGTTCGCCCTGGTGGAGCTGCTCCGGACCGGCAAGGAGGACGCCCCGCTGGCCGATCAGGTGCGGTGCGTGAGCGCCCTGTTCACCCTCCACGCGGGAATGATGTTCCTCCAGCACGTGGAGGGCGACCCGGAGGAGACCCGGCTGGCCGCCCTGGAGGTCGCGACGGACCTGATCACCCAGGCCCACGGACAGGCGTAG
- a CDS encoding MDR family MFS transporter, translating into MVENKKKAGTSEEVKPRSVRVVLMALMIAMLLAMLDNMIIGTAMPTIVGELGGLEHLSWVVTAYTLATAASTPIWGKLGDMYGRKGSFLTSIVIFLVGSALSGMAQDMGQLIGFRAIQGLGAGGLMVGVMAIIGDLIPPRERGKYQGMMAGVMALAMIGGPLVGGTITDHWGWRWSFYINLPLGIVALAMVTAVLHLPKKDRGERPKIDYLGAALLTVGITSTVLVTTWGGTEYAWGSTEIIGLIAVGIVSIAGFLYAETKAADPVMPLHIFRSRNFTLMSVIGFLVGFAMFGGVLYLPLFQQSVQGASATNSGLLLLPMLLSMMVVSLIAGRVTTSSGKYKIFPIIGGGLMVVGLFLLATMDTGTSRLMSGVYMAVLGAGLGFLMQITMLVAQNSVDMKDMGVASSSATLFRTLGGSFGVALMGSLFTSQVTNTMTDRLGPEAAVKAGSAQLDAASLAKLPEVVRDAYQHAVAAGTHSAFLLGAGIAVLGFVAAWFVKEVPLRGAGPAGAGGGGSAKAEVAPEAAVMH; encoded by the coding sequence ATGGTGGAGAACAAGAAGAAGGCCGGCACCTCGGAGGAGGTGAAGCCGCGCAGCGTACGGGTCGTCCTGATGGCGCTCATGATCGCGATGCTGCTCGCCATGCTCGACAACATGATCATCGGCACCGCCATGCCCACGATCGTCGGCGAGCTCGGCGGCCTGGAGCACCTCTCCTGGGTCGTCACCGCCTACACACTGGCCACCGCCGCCTCCACTCCCATCTGGGGCAAGCTCGGCGACATGTACGGGCGGAAGGGCTCCTTCCTCACCTCGATCGTCATCTTCCTGGTCGGCTCCGCGCTCAGCGGCATGGCCCAGGACATGGGCCAGCTCATCGGCTTCCGCGCGATCCAGGGCCTCGGCGCCGGCGGTCTGATGGTCGGCGTCATGGCGATCATCGGCGACCTGATCCCGCCCCGCGAGCGCGGCAAGTACCAGGGCATGATGGCCGGCGTGATGGCCCTCGCCATGATCGGCGGACCGCTGGTCGGCGGCACCATCACCGACCACTGGGGCTGGCGCTGGTCCTTCTACATCAACCTCCCGCTCGGTATCGTCGCCCTGGCCATGGTCACCGCGGTGCTGCACCTCCCGAAGAAGGACCGGGGGGAGCGCCCCAAGATCGACTACCTCGGCGCGGCCCTGCTCACCGTCGGCATCACCTCCACCGTCCTCGTCACCACCTGGGGCGGCACCGAGTACGCCTGGGGCTCCACCGAGATCATCGGCCTGATCGCCGTCGGCATCGTCTCCATCGCCGGCTTCCTCTACGCCGAGACCAAGGCCGCCGACCCGGTCATGCCGCTGCACATCTTCCGCAGCCGCAACTTCACCCTCATGTCCGTGATCGGCTTCCTGGTCGGCTTCGCGATGTTCGGCGGCGTGCTGTACCTGCCGCTCTTCCAGCAGTCGGTCCAGGGCGCCTCGGCCACCAACTCCGGCCTGCTGCTCCTGCCGATGCTGCTCTCGATGATGGTCGTCTCGCTGATCGCGGGCCGGGTCACCACCAGCAGCGGCAAGTACAAGATCTTCCCGATCATCGGCGGCGGGCTCATGGTCGTCGGGCTCTTCCTGCTCGCCACCATGGACACCGGGACGAGCCGCCTGATGTCCGGTGTGTACATGGCGGTGCTCGGCGCCGGGCTCGGCTTCCTGATGCAGATCACGATGCTGGTCGCGCAGAACAGCGTCGACATGAAGGACATGGGCGTCGCCTCCTCCTCGGCGACCCTGTTCCGTACGCTCGGCGGCTCCTTCGGCGTGGCGCTGATGGGCTCCCTGTTCACCAGCCAGGTCACCAACACGATGACCGACCGGCTCGGTCCCGAGGCCGCGGTCAAGGCGGGCTCCGCCCAGCTGGACGCGGCGAGCCTGGCGAAGCTGCCGGAGGTCGTCCGGGACGCCTACCAGCACGCGGTGGCCGCCGGTACGCACTCGGCGTTCCTGCTGGGTGCGGGGATCGCCGTACTGGGCTTCGTGGCCGCGTGGTTCGTCAAGGAGGTCCCGCTGCGGGGCGCCGGTCCGGCCGGCGCGGGTGGTGGTGGCTCCGCGAAGGCTGAGGTGGCGCCGGAGGCGGCCGTCATGCACTGA
- a CDS encoding L,D-transpeptidase: MRKAATIRPYALPALLAALALSVTACGGAGDASESSRPAAELTLVPADGAKDVKPDGPLTARVDHGTLTALTVTGPDGKPAEGTLADGVFTPKEALAVDTAYKVRATAAAQDGKETASESTFHTLKPSKEQTETVTVLPAGGTTVGVGKPLSLAFDHKVAAGNRAAIERRLKVTTNNGTEGSRGWLTETLTGKDRLDWRPKEYWKPGTQVTLEAPLSGVATGDGRYLTKSYTTSATIGRSQIAKVDIAAHELTLERDGQVLKSIPITAGDPAKTPTWSGKMPLMAKEGKIKMTAASVGLTGYDQWVDKSMRLTVSGTFAHQAEWAESYIGSANRSHGCIGMKTADAKWFYDQAQIGDVFDVTGGKETVSPGNGFAEWNLSWTDWQEKSALH; encoded by the coding sequence ATGCGCAAGGCAGCGACAATCCGACCGTACGCACTGCCGGCCCTGCTCGCCGCGCTCGCCCTGTCCGTGACGGCGTGCGGGGGCGCCGGGGACGCCTCGGAGTCCTCCCGCCCGGCGGCCGAGTTGACCCTCGTACCGGCTGACGGGGCGAAGGACGTCAAGCCGGACGGGCCGCTCACGGCGCGGGTGGACCACGGCACGCTGACGGCGCTGACCGTGACCGGACCCGACGGGAAGCCGGCCGAGGGCACGCTCGCGGACGGGGTGTTCACCCCGAAGGAGGCTCTGGCGGTGGACACCGCATACAAGGTGAGGGCGACGGCCGCCGCTCAGGACGGCAAGGAGACCGCGTCCGAGTCGACCTTCCACACCCTCAAACCCTCCAAGGAGCAGACGGAGACGGTGACGGTGCTGCCCGCGGGCGGCACGACGGTCGGCGTGGGCAAGCCCCTCTCCCTGGCCTTCGACCACAAGGTCGCGGCCGGGAACAGGGCCGCGATCGAGCGGCGGCTGAAGGTGACCACGAACAACGGCACCGAGGGTTCGCGGGGTTGGCTGACGGAGACCCTGACCGGCAAGGACCGCTTGGACTGGCGGCCGAAGGAGTACTGGAAGCCGGGCACCCAGGTGACGCTGGAGGCCCCCCTGTCGGGCGTCGCCACGGGAGACGGCCGCTACCTGACGAAGTCGTACACGACCTCCGCCACCATCGGCAGGAGTCAGATAGCCAAGGTGGACATCGCCGCCCACGAACTGACGCTGGAGCGTGACGGCCAGGTGCTGAAGTCGATCCCGATCACGGCGGGCGATCCGGCGAAGACGCCGACGTGGAGCGGAAAGATGCCCCTGATGGCCAAGGAGGGAAAGATCAAGATGACGGCCGCCTCGGTCGGCCTGACCGGCTACGACCAGTGGGTCGACAAGTCGATGCGGTTGACGGTCTCGGGCACGTTCGCGCACCAGGCGGAATGGGCGGAGAGCTACATCGGCTCGGCGAACAGGAGCCACGGCTGCATCGGCATGAAGACGGCGGACGCCAAGTGGTTCTACGACCAAGCCCAGATCGGCGACGTCTTCGACGTCACGGGCGGCAAGGAAACGGTATCCCCCGGCAACGGCTTCGCCGAGTGGAACCTGTCCTGGACGGACTGGCAGGAGAAGTCAGCCCTGCACTAG
- a CDS encoding polysaccharide deacetylase family protein: MTRTRMRGTKARIAVAGAVVAVAATAWGVTAVVDPGHETNHQNVSRQTDDPAQGGGEPQAPGKPGGQVPDGIAHASESGGDAVNITIDDGPDPQWTPKVLEVLKKYDVKAVFCMIGPQAKDHPDLVKKVVAGGHRLCDHTTDHNTGMDKKPFAYQQQQILDAKKQIEDAAGGAKVQYYRAPGGAFTPESRALAAANGMRPLGWNVDTKDFSKPGVAAIVAAVKAEIGNGPTVLFHDGGGDRTQSVAALDQVLAWLKEQGRPTGFPVVTGPSA; the protein is encoded by the coding sequence ATGACGCGTACGCGGATGCGGGGTACGAAGGCACGGATCGCCGTCGCCGGAGCGGTGGTGGCGGTGGCCGCGACGGCATGGGGAGTGACGGCGGTCGTGGACCCGGGTCACGAGACCAACCACCAGAACGTCTCCCGGCAGACCGACGACCCCGCCCAGGGAGGCGGCGAGCCCCAGGCCCCCGGGAAGCCGGGCGGACAGGTGCCGGACGGCATAGCCCACGCGTCGGAGAGCGGCGGCGACGCGGTCAACATCACCATCGACGACGGGCCCGACCCCCAGTGGACCCCGAAGGTGCTGGAGGTGCTGAAGAAGTACGACGTGAAGGCGGTCTTCTGCATGATCGGACCGCAGGCCAAGGACCACCCCGACCTGGTCAAGAAGGTCGTCGCGGGCGGGCACCGGCTCTGCGACCACACCACGGACCACAACACCGGGATGGACAAGAAGCCCTTCGCCTACCAGCAGCAGCAGATCCTCGACGCGAAGAAGCAGATCGAGGACGCGGCCGGCGGGGCCAAGGTGCAGTACTACCGGGCCCCCGGCGGCGCGTTCACCCCCGAGAGCCGGGCCCTGGCCGCCGCCAACGGCATGCGCCCGCTCGGATGGAACGTCGACACCAAGGACTTCAGCAAGCCGGGCGTGGCCGCGATCGTGGCCGCGGTCAAGGCCGAGATCGGCAACGGCCCGACCGTCCTCTTCCACGACGGCGGCGGCGACCGCACCCAGAGCGTCGCGGCGCTCGACCAGGTCCTCGCCTGGCTGAAGGAGCAGGGCCGGCCCACCGGCTTCCCCGTGGTCACCGGCCCCAGCGCCTGA
- a CDS encoding nuclear transport factor 2 family protein — translation MAIAPGKLSDPVVGALVSAVNAHDKAAFLALLTADATMSDDGTERDLNEWIDREIFDSGGHMDVESESDGGRTLTVGYRNDTWGEMRTSWRFVIAPGGGRISRFETGQA, via the coding sequence GTGGCCATCGCCCCAGGGAAGCTGTCCGACCCCGTCGTCGGCGCCCTCGTCAGCGCGGTCAACGCGCACGACAAGGCCGCCTTCCTCGCACTCCTGACCGCCGACGCGACCATGTCCGACGACGGAACGGAGCGCGACCTCAACGAGTGGATCGACCGGGAGATCTTCGACTCCGGCGGTCACATGGACGTCGAGTCCGAGTCCGACGGCGGCCGCACCCTGACCGTCGGCTACCGCAACGACACCTGGGGCGAGATGCGCACCTCCTGGCGGTTCGTCATCGCCCCCGGCGGAGGCCGCATCAGCCGCTTCGAGACCGGTCAGGCGTAG
- a CDS encoding extracellular solute-binding protein, with the protein MRRRIFSAAATTVVLGLLIPLAGCGSSGGSADDGGTLRLVAAEYGDTATNSSKDFWDKVTADFTASNPGIKVQVELLPWADIDREVSRMVKAGNAPDMALMGGYSDFAAQGELYSAPELLSVSAEANFLQPLADAGSVRNTLYGLPFVASSRLLFYNEKLFTEAGVIPKDSKNGWQPKTWLDLKAAAVALKAKGVTTPFAMPLGPEEAHAEAMIWELSNGGGYADSSGNYSLASEQNILTFKWIKQHLVTPGLLGPTPPSQLNRKDAFAGFVNGEVGMLNGYPQLAHEARNKGIKVGAVAMPVSDTLNTGQVPPNVGVADWMMAFKQNGHRDEIGKFLDFVYRDKNLSDFASRYHLLPSTVSASRTMAGSSGMDENDQHFLNALRGAQLYPVNDPSWVVISDTIKRNIGRAVDPSGDPKAVLEEIASKANEAKKAR; encoded by the coding sequence GTGCGACGAAGAATCTTCAGCGCGGCCGCCACCACGGTCGTGCTCGGTCTGCTGATACCGCTGGCCGGCTGCGGCAGCTCCGGCGGAAGCGCTGATGACGGCGGCACCCTCCGCCTCGTCGCCGCCGAATACGGCGACACCGCGACCAACAGTTCCAAGGATTTCTGGGACAAGGTGACGGCTGATTTCACCGCCTCGAACCCCGGCATCAAGGTGCAGGTCGAGCTCCTGCCGTGGGCCGACATCGACCGCGAAGTCTCCCGCATGGTCAAGGCCGGCAACGCCCCGGACATGGCCCTCATGGGCGGCTACTCGGACTTCGCGGCGCAGGGCGAGCTCTATTCCGCGCCCGAGCTCCTCTCGGTCAGCGCCGAGGCGAACTTCCTCCAGCCCCTCGCCGACGCCGGCTCGGTCCGCAACACCCTCTACGGCCTGCCCTTCGTGGCGAGCAGCCGTCTGCTCTTCTACAACGAGAAGCTGTTCACCGAGGCCGGGGTCATCCCGAAGGACTCCAAGAACGGCTGGCAGCCCAAGACCTGGCTGGACCTGAAGGCCGCGGCCGTGGCGCTCAAGGCCAAGGGGGTGACGACCCCGTTCGCCATGCCCCTGGGCCCGGAGGAGGCGCACGCCGAGGCGATGATCTGGGAGCTCAGCAACGGCGGCGGCTACGCCGACAGCAGCGGCAACTACAGCCTGGCCTCCGAGCAGAACATCCTGACCTTCAAGTGGATCAAGCAGCACCTGGTCACCCCCGGGCTGCTCGGCCCCACTCCCCCGTCGCAGCTCAACCGCAAGGACGCCTTCGCCGGCTTCGTGAACGGCGAGGTCGGCATGCTCAACGGCTACCCCCAGCTCGCCCACGAGGCGCGCAACAAGGGGATCAAGGTCGGCGCCGTCGCCATGCCCGTCTCGGACACGCTGAACACCGGACAGGTCCCGCCGAACGTGGGCGTGGCCGACTGGATGATGGCCTTCAAGCAGAACGGCCACCGCGACGAGATCGGCAAGTTCCTGGACTTCGTCTACCGGGACAAGAACCTGTCGGACTTCGCCAGCCGCTACCACCTGCTGCCGTCCACCGTCTCGGCCTCCCGCACCATGGCCGGCTCCTCGGGCATGGACGAGAACGACCAGCATTTCCTGAACGCCCTGCGCGGTGCGCAGCTCTACCCGGTCAACGACCCGTCCTGGGTGGTCATCAGCGACACCATCAAGCGCAACATCGGCCGCGCCGTGGACCCCTCCGGCGACCCGAAGGCCGTCCTGGAGGAGATCGCCTCCAAGGCGAACGAGGCCAAGAAGGCGCGCTGA
- a CDS encoding SMI1/KNR4 family protein has product MTENARVKALEQIMPATHGADEDIDWQAAEAVWGSRFPSDYVAFMGRFGAGSINGEASVLLPLPKPGLQWDPAQMAEETANARQVWEAEGGRAAFDVDPESILAWGVTGGSDILCWLTTDPDPDLWPVLVVGRHTADSFAVYPYGMAEFLYLLCNDEFDVSPVGITFWDGGHLSFVHWQKAQRRWQEGRNPETGEPDPYAGDFAD; this is encoded by the coding sequence ATGACCGAGAACGCGCGCGTCAAAGCGCTGGAGCAGATCATGCCGGCGACCCACGGAGCCGACGAGGACATCGACTGGCAGGCGGCCGAGGCCGTCTGGGGCAGCCGGTTCCCCTCGGACTACGTCGCCTTCATGGGCCGCTTCGGTGCGGGCTCGATCAACGGCGAGGCCAGCGTGCTGCTTCCGCTTCCCAAGCCCGGACTCCAGTGGGACCCCGCGCAGATGGCGGAGGAGACGGCCAACGCCCGCCAGGTCTGGGAGGCGGAGGGCGGCCGGGCCGCCTTCGACGTGGACCCTGAGTCGATCCTGGCCTGGGGCGTCACCGGCGGCTCCGACATCCTGTGCTGGCTGACGACCGACCCCGACCCCGACCTCTGGCCCGTCCTGGTGGTCGGCCGGCACACCGCCGACTCCTTCGCGGTGTACCCGTACGGCATGGCCGAGTTCCTCTACCTGCTCTGCAACGACGAGTTCGACGTGAGCCCGGTCGGCATCACCTTCTGGGACGGCGGCCACCTCAGCTTCGTGCACTGGCAGAAGGCCCAGCGCCGCTGGCAGGAAGGGCGCAATCCCGAAACGGGCGAGCCCGATCCGTACGCGGGCGACTTCGCGGACTGA
- a CDS encoding DUF192 domain-containing protein, translated as MGNRERWRDGTGTLRVDRGRAGLAGHPEPLEDPEAVAVPVEVPVAVEVPLEVAASYRARTRGLLGRDGIEGAMLLTPASSVHTFRMRFAIDVAHLDRRLTVIALTTMPPGRLGLPRLRARHVLEAEAGAMATWGLHVGSSLRVRLTCR; from the coding sequence ATGGGGAACAGGGAGCGGTGGCGGGACGGCACGGGGACGCTCCGCGTCGACCGGGGGCGGGCGGGTCTCGCGGGCCACCCGGAGCCGTTGGAGGACCCGGAGGCCGTGGCGGTGCCGGTGGAGGTACCGGTGGCGGTGGAGGTGCCCCTGGAGGTCGCCGCCTCCTACCGGGCCCGCACGCGGGGGCTGCTCGGGCGGGACGGGATCGAAGGGGCGATGCTCCTCACCCCGGCCTCGAGCGTGCACACCTTCCGGATGCGCTTCGCCATCGACGTGGCCCACCTCGACCGCCGGCTGACCGTCATCGCACTGACCACCATGCCCCCCGGCCGGCTCGGCCTCCCCCGGCTGCGCGCCCGCCACGTCCTGGAGGCCGAGGCCGGAGCCATGGCCACCTGGGGCCTGCACGTCGGCTCCTCGCTCCGGGTCCGTCTCACCTGTCGCTAG